In Rhodobacter xanthinilyticus, a single window of DNA contains:
- a CDS encoding nucleotide exchange factor GrpE, producing the protein MSEKKDEMAADQAQVGEELEDILAESVDELEALRAERDELRDRLMRAFAEAENARKRAERDRREAEQYGGSKLARDMLPVYDAMRRALDTVPEELRVQAKALIDGVELTQRELLNVFARHGIVAVAPKVGDKFDPQIHEAMFEAPVPGTVAGDIIQVMDDGFLLHERLLRPAKVGVSSMPKG; encoded by the coding sequence ATGAGCGAGAAAAAAGACGAGATGGCGGCGGATCAGGCGCAGGTTGGCGAGGAATTAGAGGATATTCTGGCCGAGAGCGTGGATGAGCTGGAGGCGCTGCGCGCCGAGCGGGACGAGCTGCGCGATCGGCTGATGCGGGCCTTTGCCGAGGCAGAGAATGCGCGCAAGCGGGCGGAGCGGGATCGTCGCGAGGCCGAGCAATATGGCGGCTCGAAACTCGCGCGCGATATGCTGCCGGTCTATGATGCGATGCGGCGTGCGCTCGATACGGTGCCCGAGGAGCTGCGCGTGCAGGCCAAGGCGCTGATCGACGGGGTCGAGCTGACGCAGCGCGAGTTGCTCAACGTGTTTGCGCGGCACGGGATTGTGGCGGTTGCGCCGAAGGTGGGCGACAAGTTCGACCCGCAGATCCATGAGGCGATGTTCGAGGCGCCGGTGCCGGGGACGGTTGCGGGCGATATCATTCAGGTGATGGATGACGGGTTCCTGCTGCATGAGCGGCTGTTGCGGCCGGCGAAGGTCGGCGTTTCGTCGATGCCGAAGGGCTGA
- the hemW gene encoding radical SAM family heme chaperone HemW, which yields MTEDWRNGGFGLYLHWPFCASKCPYCDFNSHVAAEIDQSRWNRAYLSEIERAGRETGGRVLNSVFFGGGTPSLMEPELVASILEKIRATWPLANDIEITLEANPTSIESGRFRAYSEAGVNRVSMGMQALNDEDLRRLGRMHTAAEGRAAFDIARAHFNRVSFDLIYARQDQTPEAWATELREAAAMAVDHFSLYQLTIEDGTAFGARHAAGKLRGLPDDDKAADLYEMTQEICEANGLPAYEVSNHAREGAESLHNLIYWRYGDYVGIGPGAHGRLTLNGTRHATDTPRAPGAWLAAVEKNGSGEASREALPREEQVTEFLLFNLRLREGLDIARYQALSGADFDPETLNNLENLGLITLEQGRICPTRAGRAVLNGVIRELMP from the coding sequence ATGACCGAGGATTGGCGAAACGGCGGGTTCGGGCTCTACCTGCATTGGCCGTTTTGCGCCTCGAAATGCCCCTACTGCGATTTCAACAGCCATGTGGCCGCGGAAATCGATCAATCCCGCTGGAATAGAGCCTATTTGAGCGAGATCGAGCGCGCCGGACGCGAGACCGGGGGCCGGGTTCTCAACTCGGTCTTCTTCGGCGGCGGCACGCCCTCTCTGATGGAGCCGGAGCTCGTCGCGAGCATTCTCGAGAAGATCCGCGCGACCTGGCCGCTCGCGAATGACATCGAGATCACCCTCGAGGCGAACCCCACAAGTATCGAATCCGGCCGGTTCAGAGCCTATTCCGAGGCCGGGGTGAACCGGGTTTCGATGGGGATGCAGGCGCTCAATGACGAGGATCTGCGCCGCCTCGGCCGGATGCATACCGCCGCCGAGGGGCGCGCGGCCTTCGATATCGCGCGCGCGCATTTCAACCGGGTGAGCTTCGATCTGATCTATGCCCGGCAAGATCAAACGCCCGAGGCCTGGGCGACCGAACTGCGCGAGGCGGCGGCGATGGCGGTCGATCACTTCTCGCTCTATCAGCTCACCATCGAGGACGGCACCGCCTTTGGTGCGCGCCATGCGGCGGGCAAGCTGCGCGGCCTGCCCGATGACGACAAGGCCGCCGATCTCTACGAGATGACGCAGGAGATTTGCGAGGCGAATGGGCTGCCGGCCTATGAGGTTTCGAATCACGCACGCGAGGGGGCGGAAAGCCTTCACAACCTGATCTACTGGCGCTATGGCGATTATGTCGGCATCGGCCCCGGGGCGCATGGGCGGCTGACGCTGAACGGCACGCGCCACGCGACCGATACGCCGCGCGCGCCCGGGGCCTGGCTCGCGGCGGTGGAGAAAAACGGTTCGGGCGAGGCCAGCCGCGAGGCCCTTCCGCGCGAAGAACAGGTCACCGAATTCCTGCTTTTCAATCTGCGCCTGCGCGAGGGGCTCGATATCGCCCGGTATCAGGCGCTGAGCGGCGCGGATTTTGACCCGGAGACGCTCAACAACCTCGAAAATCTCGGGCTGATTACGCTGGAACAGGGTCGAATTTGCCCCACCCGCGCAGGAAGGGCCGTGCTGAACGGCGTGATCCGCGAGCTGATGCCTTAA
- the rph gene encoding ribonuclease PH — MRPSGRNLSDMRPISIETGVTKHAEGSCLIKMGDTHVLCTATIEDRAPSFLKGTGLGWVTAEYGMLPRATNSRTRREAAAGKQSGRTQEIQRLIGRALRAGVDRSALGERQIVIDCDVIQADGGTRCASITGGWVALRLAVNKLMKAGIVVSDPLIDHVAAVSCGIYAGQPVCDLDYAEDSEAGTDGNFILTGAGRLIEVQMSAEGATFSRDEMTKLLDLAEAGIAQLVAAQKAAVA; from the coding sequence ATGCGCCCCTCCGGCCGGAATTTAAGCGATATGCGCCCGATTTCAATCGAGACCGGGGTCACGAAACATGCCGAGGGCTCCTGCCTGATCAAGATGGGCGACACGCATGTTCTGTGCACCGCCACGATCGAGGATCGCGCGCCGTCGTTCCTGAAGGGCACGGGGCTCGGCTGGGTCACGGCGGAATATGGCATGCTGCCCCGCGCCACCAATTCGCGCACCCGCCGCGAGGCCGCCGCGGGCAAGCAATCGGGCCGCACCCAGGAGATCCAGCGCCTGATCGGCCGGGCCTTGCGCGCGGGCGTCGATCGCTCGGCGCTCGGCGAGCGGCAGATCGTGATCGACTGCGACGTGATCCAGGCCGATGGCGGCACCCGCTGCGCCTCGATCACCGGCGGTTGGGTGGCGCTGCGGCTCGCGGTCAACAAGCTGATGAAGGCCGGGATCGTGGTCTCCGACCCGCTGATCGACCATGTCGCGGCGGTGAGCTGCGGGATCTACGCCGGCCAGCCGGTCTGCGACCTCGACTACGCAGAGGACAGCGAGGCGGGCACCGACGGCAACTTCATCCTGACCGGCGCGGGCCGGCTCATCGAGGTGCAAATGTCGGCCGAGGGCGCGACGTTTTCGCGCGACGAGATGACCAAGCTCCTCGATCTCGCCGAGGCCGGCATCGCCCAGCTCGTCGCCGCGCAAAAGGCCGCCGTGGCATGA
- the hrcA gene encoding heat-inducible transcriptional repressor HrcA, with the protein MTDKTTLLTELNDRSREVFRRVVEGYLETGDPVGSRTLTRSMSERLSAATIRNVMQDLEYLGLLNSPHISAGRIPTQLGLRMFVDGILEISEPAASDRAAIEATMGEGGADVGSLLDRVGAALSGVTHGASLVLTPKHEAPIRHIEFVSLSAERALVVLVFGDGQVENRVFTPPAGQTPSSMREAANFLNAIAEGRTLSELRTQIGREIAARRMELDKLAADLVESGLAQWEDRGEPYERLIVRGRANLLGQEGDLEQVRSLFDDLERKRDIAEFLDLAEAGDGVRIFIGSENKLFSLTGSSLVVSPYMNAERKIIGAVGVIGPTRLNYGRIVPIVDYTAQLVGRMLSGQGKR; encoded by the coding sequence ATGACCGACAAAACCACGCTTCTGACCGAACTCAACGACCGCTCGCGGGAGGTTTTCCGCCGGGTGGTCGAGGGCTATCTGGAGACCGGCGACCCGGTCGGCTCGCGCACGCTGACGCGCAGCATGAGCGAGCGGCTCTCGGCGGCGACGATCCGCAACGTGATGCAGGATCTCGAATATCTCGGCTTGCTGAACAGCCCGCATATCTCGGCCGGGCGGATCCCGACGCAGCTCGGGCTGCGGATGTTCGTCGACGGGATCCTGGAGATCAGCGAGCCCGCGGCCTCGGATCGGGCCGCGATCGAGGCGACGATGGGCGAGGGCGGGGCCGATGTCGGCTCGCTGCTCGATCGGGTGGGGGCGGCGCTCTCGGGGGTGACGCATGGCGCGTCTTTGGTGCTCACGCCCAAGCATGAGGCGCCGATCCGGCATATCGAATTCGTCTCTCTTTCGGCGGAAAGGGCGCTTGTCGTGCTGGTTTTCGGGGATGGGCAGGTGGAGAACCGCGTGTTCACGCCCCCCGCCGGGCAGACGCCCTCCTCGATGCGGGAGGCTGCGAATTTTCTCAACGCGATCGCCGAGGGACGGACGCTGTCCGAGCTGCGCACCCAGATCGGCCGCGAGATCGCCGCGCGGCGGATGGAGCTCGACAAGCTCGCCGCGGATCTGGTGGAATCGGGGCTGGCGCAATGGGAGGACCGGGGCGAGCCCTATGAGCGGCTGATCGTGCGCGGGCGCGCCAATCTGCTCGGCCAGGAGGGCGATCTCGAGCAGGTCCGCAGCCTGTTTGACGATCTCGAGCGCAAACGCGATATCGCCGAATTCCTCGATCTGGCCGAGGCGGGCGACGGTGTGCGCATTTTTATCGGCTCGGAGAACAAACTCTTCTCACTTACGGGTTCATCTTTGGTGGTCTCTCCCTATATGAACGCGGAACGGAAGATTATCGGCGCGGTGGGCGTGATCGGGCCCACGCGGCTCAATTATGGGCGGATCGTGCCGATCGTCGATTATACAGCGCAGCTGGTTGGGCGGATGTTGTCCGGCCAGGGCAAGAGGTGA
- a CDS encoding ParB/RepB/Spo0J family partition protein — protein MSEKKVERRGLGRGLSALMADINIAPSEPEAGPRRAEQMIAIEKIEPNPDQPRREFQPEALEELAASIREKGVIQPLIVRAHPKKPGHYEIVAGERRWRASQLARLHELPVIVREFDDVEVLEVAIIENIQRADLNALEEAQAYRQLMERFGHTQEKVADAMSKSRSHIANLLRLLQLPAEVQDLLREGRLSAGHARAMITAPDPVKLARETVQKGLSVREVERLSKQAQEKPRTAAPRPKAEKDADTRALEADLSASIGMKVTIDHSGENGGTLTVRYGSLDDLDLLCQAISGLR, from the coding sequence ATGAGCGAGAAAAAGGTTGAGCGGCGCGGGCTTGGGCGGGGGTTGTCGGCGCTGATGGCGGATATCAACATCGCGCCGTCCGAGCCGGAGGCCGGGCCGCGCCGCGCCGAGCAGATGATCGCGATCGAGAAGATCGAGCCGAACCCCGATCAGCCGCGGCGTGAATTTCAGCCCGAGGCGCTCGAGGAGCTGGCCGCCTCGATCCGCGAAAAGGGCGTGATTCAGCCGCTGATCGTGCGCGCGCATCCGAAAAAACCGGGCCATTACGAGATTGTCGCGGGGGAGCGGCGCTGGCGCGCCTCGCAGCTCGCGCGGCTGCATGAGCTGCCGGTGATCGTGCGCGAATTCGATGATGTCGAGGTGCTCGAGGTCGCGATCATCGAGAACATCCAGCGCGCGGATCTGAATGCGCTGGAGGAGGCGCAGGCCTATCGGCAGTTGATGGAGCGGTTCGGCCATACCCAGGAAAAGGTCGCCGATGCGATGTCTAAGAGCCGCAGCCATATCGCGAACCTGCTGCGTCTCTTGCAGCTTCCGGCGGAGGTTCAGGATCTGCTGCGCGAGGGGCGTCTTTCGGCGGGCCATGCGCGGGCGATGATCACCGCGCCCGACCCGGTGAAATTGGCGCGCGAAACCGTGCAAAAGGGGCTTTCCGTGCGCGAGGTCGAGCGGCTGAGCAAGCAGGCGCAGGAGAAGCCGCGCACCGCTGCGCCGCGGCCGAAGGCCGAGAAAGACGCCGATACCCGCGCGCTCGAGGCGGATCTCTCCGCGTCGATCGGGATGAAGGTCACGATCGATCATTCCGGCGAAAATGGTGGCACGCTGACGGTGCGCTATGGCTCGCTCGATGATCTCGATCTGCTCTGTCAGGCGATCAGCGGGCTGCGTTAA
- a CDS encoding NADP-dependent malic enzyme: protein MSTKNRITPEEALAYHIDPRPGKYDIVASKPMTTQRDLSLAYSPGVAVPVEAIAERPETAYDYTVKGNMVAVVSNGTAILGLGNLGALASKPVMEGKAVLFKRFADVNAIDIELDTEDPDEIIKAVSLMGPTFGGINLEDIKAPECFIIEQRLKEIMDIPVFHDDQHGTAVICAAGLINALEISGKKIEDCKIVLNGAGAAGIACLELIKAMGAKHDNCIMCDTKGVIYQGRTEGMNQWKSAHAAATEARTLEEAMVGADVFLGVSAKGAVTPEMVAAMADNPVIFAMANPDPEITPEEAHAVRADAIVATGRSDYPNQVNNVLGFPYLFRGALDIHARAINDEMKIACAKALAALAREDVPDEVAVAYGRKLTFGRDYIIPTPFDPRLIHVIPPAVAKAGMDTGVARRPIIDMEAYAHSLKARMDPTASILQGIHARARQAQATMIFAEGDEPRVLRAAVAYQRGGMGRALVVGREADVREKLESVGLGDAYRELTVVNSVNSKHIETYKDFLYSRLQRQGYDRHEATKLAMRDRHVFAALMLAHGHGDGMITGVTRKSAHVLEAINKVFDAKPSDGAVGITAVLNKGKIVLIGDTLVHEWPDENDLADIATRGAQVARGLGLDPRVAFVSFSTFGYPVSERATKMHIAPQVLDKRGADFEYDGEMAVDVALNPEVMAQYPFCRLSGPANILVVPARHSASISVKLMQEMAGATVIGPILTGIPAPLQICSTVSTVNDILNMAAIAACRLGQAK, encoded by the coding sequence ATGTCCACCAAGAACCGCATCACGCCCGAAGAGGCGTTGGCCTATCACATCGACCCGCGCCCGGGCAAATATGACATCGTCGCTTCCAAGCCGATGACGACCCAGCGCGATTTGTCGTTGGCCTATAGCCCCGGGGTTGCGGTTCCCGTCGAGGCGATCGCCGAGCGCCCCGAGACCGCCTATGACTATACCGTCAAGGGCAACATGGTGGCGGTCGTGTCGAACGGCACCGCGATCCTCGGGCTCGGCAATCTCGGCGCGCTGGCCTCCAAGCCGGTGATGGAGGGCAAGGCGGTGCTCTTCAAGCGCTTCGCCGATGTCAACGCCATCGATATCGAGCTCGACACCGAGGACCCCGACGAGATCATCAAGGCGGTGAGCCTGATGGGCCCGACCTTTGGCGGCATCAACCTCGAGGATATCAAGGCGCCCGAGTGTTTCATCATCGAGCAGCGGCTGAAGGAAATCATGGACATCCCGGTGTTCCACGATGACCAGCACGGCACGGCGGTGATCTGCGCGGCGGGGCTGATCAACGCGCTCGAGATCTCGGGCAAGAAGATCGAGGATTGCAAGATCGTGCTGAACGGCGCGGGGGCGGCCGGCATCGCCTGTCTCGAGCTGATCAAGGCGATGGGCGCCAAGCATGACAATTGCATCATGTGCGACACCAAGGGCGTGATCTATCAGGGCCGCACCGAGGGCATGAACCAGTGGAAATCGGCCCATGCCGCGGCGACCGAGGCGCGCACGCTCGAAGAGGCGATGGTCGGGGCTGATGTGTTCCTCGGCGTCTCGGCCAAGGGCGCGGTGACGCCCGAGATGGTCGCCGCGATGGCCGACAACCCGGTGATCTTCGCGATGGCGAACCCTGACCCGGAGATCACCCCGGAAGAGGCCCATGCCGTGCGCGCCGATGCGATCGTGGCGACGGGCCGGTCGGATTACCCCAACCAGGTCAACAACGTTCTCGGCTTCCCCTATCTGTTCCGGGGCGCGCTCGATATCCACGCCCGCGCGATCAACGATGAGATGAAGATCGCCTGCGCGAAGGCGCTTGCGGCGCTCGCGCGTGAGGATGTGCCCGATGAGGTGGCGGTGGCCTATGGCCGCAAGCTGACGTTTGGGCGCGATTACATCATCCCGACGCCGTTTGACCCGCGGCTGATCCACGTTATCCCGCCGGCGGTGGCGAAAGCGGGGATGGATACCGGCGTGGCGCGCCGCCCGATCATCGATATGGAGGCCTATGCCCATAGTCTGAAGGCGCGGATGGACCCGACCGCCTCGATTCTGCAAGGCATCCACGCCCGGGCGCGTCAGGCGCAGGCGACGATGATCTTCGCCGAGGGCGACGAGCCGCGCGTGCTGCGCGCCGCGGTCGCCTATCAGCGCGGTGGCATGGGCCGTGCGCTGGTCGTCGGGCGCGAGGCCGATGTGCGCGAAAAGCTCGAGTCGGTTGGTCTGGGTGACGCGTATCGCGAGCTGACCGTGGTGAACTCGGTCAATTCCAAACATATCGAGACCTACAAGGATTTCCTCTACAGCCGCCTGCAACGCCAGGGCTATGACCGCCACGAAGCGACCAAGCTCGCGATGCGCGACCGCCATGTGTTTGCGGCGCTGATGCTCGCGCATGGGCATGGCGACGGCATGATCACCGGGGTGACGCGCAAATCGGCGCATGTGCTCGAGGCGATCAACAAGGTCTTCGACGCGAAACCCTCGGACGGCGCGGTGGGCATCACGGCGGTTCTGAACAAGGGCAAGATCGTGCTGATCGGCGACACGCTGGTGCATGAATGGCCCGATGAAAACGACCTGGCCGATATCGCGACGCGGGGCGCGCAGGTGGCGCGCGGGCTCGGGCTCGATCCGCGGGTGGCGTTCGTCTCGTTCTCGACCTTCGGCTATCCGGTGTCGGAACGCGCGACGAAGATGCATATCGCGCCGCAGGTGCTCGACAAGCGCGGCGCCGATTTTGAGTATGACGGCGAAATGGCGGTGGATGTGGCGCTGAACCCCGAGGTGATGGCGCAATATCCGTTCTGTCGCCTCTCGGGGCCCGCGAATATCCTTGTGGTGCCGGCGCGGCATTCGGCCTCGATCTCGGTCAAGCTGATGCAGGAGATGGCCGGCGCAACGGTGATCGGCCCGATCCTGACCGGGATCCCGGCGCCGTTGCAGATCTGCTCGACGGTGTCGACGGTGAATGACATCCTCAACATGGCGGCGATCGCGGCCTGCCGGCTCGGCCAGGCGAAATAA
- the rdgB gene encoding RdgB/HAM1 family non-canonical purine NTP pyrophosphatase, with translation MRKFAEKRLLVATHNKGKLEEMRALLGPYGIEVVGAGEMNLPEPAETETTFVGNARIKAHAAARATGLPALSDDSGIEVDALGGAPGVYTADWAETPNGRDFVMAMERTWAECEKIGAPEPRTARFRSTLVLAWPDGHDEVFEGKAEGQLVWPMRGAQGHGYDPMFQPEGHEITFAEMDPAQKNEISHRADAFRKLVTCFEA, from the coding sequence ATGAGAAAGTTCGCCGAAAAGCGGCTTCTGGTCGCGACCCATAACAAGGGCAAGCTCGAGGAGATGCGCGCGCTTCTCGGGCCCTACGGGATCGAAGTCGTCGGCGCGGGCGAGATGAACCTGCCCGAACCCGCCGAAACAGAGACGACTTTTGTCGGCAACGCCCGGATCAAGGCCCATGCCGCGGCCCGCGCGACCGGGCTGCCCGCGCTCTCCGATGATAGCGGGATCGAGGTCGATGCGCTCGGCGGCGCGCCCGGCGTCTACACCGCCGATTGGGCCGAAACGCCCAATGGCCGCGATTTCGTCATGGCGATGGAGCGGACCTGGGCCGAATGCGAGAAGATCGGCGCGCCGGAGCCCCGCACCGCGCGGTTCCGCTCGACGCTGGTTCTGGCCTGGCCCGACGGGCATGACGAGGTTTTCGAGGGTAAGGCCGAGGGCCAGCTCGTCTGGCCGATGCGCGGCGCCCAGGGCCACGGCTACGACCCGATGTTCCAGCCCGAGGGCCATGAGATCACCTTCGCCGAGATGGACCCGGCGCAGAAAAATGAAATCAGCCATCGCGCGGATGCGTTCCGCAAGCTGGTCACCTGTTTCGAGGCCTGA
- the mutS gene encoding DNA mismatch repair protein MutS produces MSEPTVTPMMAQYLGIKEANPGALLFYRMGDFYEMFFDDAVAAAAALDIALTKRGLHLGEEIPMCGVPVHAAEGYLLTLIRKGFRVAIAEQLEDPAEAKKRGAKSVVKRDVVRLVTPGTLTEESLLEARRHNFLAAWAELREEAALAWVDISTGDFRVMPCPLLRLGPELARLAPREVLVSELKEQDCAGIVSDLRAALTPLARSSFDSQGAEKRLCDLFGVGSLDAFGTFSRAEISAMGAIVDYLDLTQRGKLPLLRRPLREDSGALMQIDAATRRNLELTQALSGGREGSLLHVIDRTVTAGGARLLERRISAPSRDLGQIHARHETIRFLLEQSRFSEDLRADLRRCPDMDRALSRLALDRGGPRDMTAIRAGLTQASAISARLAQTDAPALLRNAASALVGHETLVALLEAALVAEPPLLARDGGFIAPGYEPDLDQTRQLRDEGRGVIARMQAQYIDETGITSLKIKHNNVLGYFIETTATHAEKMLNPPLSERFIHRQTTANQVRFTTLELSELETRILNAGARALEIEKRLYDSLKAAILDHAGPIGEASRALAEIDLATAFADLAAGEGWVEPQIDASRAFDIEAGRHPVVEAALKRAREPFIANDCALTTGETPAIWLLTGPNMAGKSTFLRQNAIIALLAQAGSFVPARRAHIGLVSQLFSRVGAADDLARGRSTFMVEMVETAAILNQADDRALVILDEIGRGTATYDGLSIAWAVMEHLHGTNRCRALFATHYHEMTALSAKLAGVENATVAVKEWDGEVIFLHEVRKGAADRSYGVQVARLAGLPETVVARARVVLDALEKGEREGGAKKQMVIDDLPLFSAAPPPRVEKPAPSAVEETLRSLNPDEMTPREALEALYALRAQLKL; encoded by the coding sequence ATGTCAGAACCGACCGTCACGCCGATGATGGCGCAATATCTCGGGATCAAGGAAGCGAACCCGGGGGCGCTCCTGTTTTATCGCATGGGCGATTTCTACGAGATGTTCTTCGACGATGCGGTGGCGGCGGCGGCGGCGCTCGATATCGCGCTGACGAAACGCGGCCTGCATCTGGGCGAAGAGATCCCGATGTGCGGCGTGCCGGTCCATGCCGCCGAGGGCTATCTGCTCACGCTGATCCGCAAGGGGTTTCGCGTGGCCATCGCCGAGCAGCTCGAAGACCCCGCCGAGGCCAAGAAACGCGGCGCGAAATCGGTGGTGAAGCGCGATGTCGTGCGGCTGGTGACGCCGGGCACGCTGACCGAGGAAAGCCTGCTCGAGGCGCGGCGGCACAATTTCCTCGCCGCCTGGGCCGAGCTGCGCGAGGAAGCCGCGCTCGCCTGGGTCGATATCTCGACGGGTGATTTCCGGGTAATGCCCTGCCCGCTCCTGCGGCTCGGACCGGAGCTCGCGCGGCTGGCCCCGCGCGAGGTGCTGGTGAGCGAGCTGAAAGAGCAAGATTGCGCCGGAATCGTCTCTGATTTGCGGGCCGCGCTGACGCCGCTGGCGCGGTCGAGCTTCGATAGCCAGGGGGCCGAGAAGCGGCTTTGCGATCTCTTCGGCGTGGGCTCGCTCGATGCGTTTGGCACCTTCTCGCGCGCCGAGATTTCGGCGATGGGCGCGATTGTCGATTATCTCGACCTGACCCAGCGGGGCAAACTGCCGCTCCTGCGCCGGCCCTTGCGCGAGGATAGCGGCGCGCTGATGCAGATCGACGCCGCGACCCGGCGCAACCTCGAGCTGACTCAGGCGCTCTCTGGCGGGCGCGAGGGATCGCTTCTGCATGTGATCGACCGCACCGTCACGGCCGGCGGCGCGCGGCTCCTCGAGCGGCGCATCTCCGCCCCCTCGCGCGATCTCGGCCAGATCCATGCGCGGCATGAAACCATCCGTTTTCTGCTGGAACAGAGCCGCTTTTCCGAGGATCTGCGCGCCGATCTGCGCCGCTGCCCGGATATGGATCGGGCGCTCTCCCGCCTCGCGCTCGACCGTGGCGGCCCGCGCGACATGACCGCGATCCGCGCGGGGCTCACCCAGGCCAGCGCGATCTCCGCGCGCCTTGCCCAGACCGACGCACCCGCGCTCTTGCGCAACGCGGCCTCGGCGCTCGTCGGGCATGAGACGCTCGTGGCGCTGCTCGAGGCGGCGCTCGTGGCCGAGCCGCCGCTTCTGGCGCGCGATGGCGGTTTCATCGCGCCCGGCTACGAGCCCGATCTCGACCAGACCCGCCAGCTGCGCGACGAGGGTCGCGGCGTTATAGCGCGGATGCAGGCGCAATATATTGATGAAACTGGGATCACCTCCCTCAAGATCAAGCATAACAACGTGCTTGGCTATTTCATCGAGACTACCGCGACCCATGCCGAGAAGATGCTGAACCCGCCGCTGAGCGAACGTTTCATCCACCGGCAGACCACCGCAAACCAGGTGCGCTTCACGACGCTCGAGCTCAGCGAGCTCGAAACCCGGATCCTGAACGCCGGAGCGCGCGCGCTCGAGATCGAAAAGCGGCTCTATGACAGCCTGAAAGCAGCGATTCTCGACCACGCCGGGCCGATCGGCGAAGCCTCGCGCGCGCTCGCGGAGATCGACCTCGCCACCGCCTTTGCCGATCTCGCCGCCGGCGAAGGCTGGGTCGAGCCACAAATCGACGCCTCCCGCGCCTTCGATATCGAGGCCGGGCGCCACCCCGTCGTCGAGGCCGCCCTCAAACGCGCCCGCGAGCCCTTCATCGCCAATGATTGCGCGCTGACCACGGGCGAAACCCCCGCGATCTGGCTGCTCACCGGCCCGAACATGGCGGGCAAGTCGACCTTCCTGCGGCAAAACGCGATCATCGCGCTCCTCGCGCAGGCGGGCTCGTTTGTCCCGGCGCGGCGCGCCCATATCGGCCTCGTCAGCCAGCTTTTCTCGCGCGTCGGCGCCGCCGATGACCTCGCGCGCGGCCGCTCGACCTTCATGGTCGAGATGGTCGAAACCGCCGCGATCCTGAACCAGGCGGATGACCGCGCGCTCGTGATCCTCGATGAAATCGGCCGCGGCACGGCGACCTATGACGGCCTCTCGATCGCCTGGGCGGTGATGGAGCACCTGCACGGCACGAACCGCTGCCGCGCCCTCTTCGCCACGCATTACCATGAAATGACAGCACTTTCCGCGAAACTCGCCGGCGTCGAGAACGCCACCGTCGCGGTCAAGGAATGGGACGGCGAGGTGATTTTCCTCCACGAGGTGCGCAAGGGCGCCGCCGATCGCTCCTACGGCGTGCAGGTCGCGCGCCTTGCCGGCCTGCCCGAGACTGTCGTCGCGCGGGCGCGGGTCGTGCTCGATGCGCTGGAAAAGGGCGAGCGCGAGGGCGGCGCCAAGAAACAGATGGTGATCGATGATCTGCCGCTGTTCTCGGCCGCGCCGCCGCCCCGCGTCGAAAAACCCGCGCCGAGCGCCGTGGAAGAAACCCTACGCAGCCTGAACCCCGATGAAATGACCCCGCGCGAGGCACTCGAGGCGCTCTACGCCCTCCGCGCCCAGCTCAAGCTCTGA
- a CDS encoding RidA family protein — MRKNISGGSPYEPKLGYSRAVVQGDWCFVAGTTGADPVTKTFPESALEQARNTLATIKTVLEGAGFGLETVVRATYIITDASLMEEIAPALGEAFGEIRPAATMIVAGLVNPAMKIEIEVTAFKG, encoded by the coding sequence ATGCGGAAAAATATCTCGGGCGGCTCGCCCTACGAACCCAAACTCGGCTATTCCCGCGCGGTTGTGCAGGGCGATTGGTGCTTTGTCGCCGGCACGACCGGCGCCGACCCGGTGACGAAAACCTTCCCCGAAAGCGCGCTCGAACAAGCCCGCAACACGCTCGCGACGATCAAAACGGTGCTCGAGGGCGCGGGCTTCGGTCTCGAAACCGTCGTGCGCGCGACTTACATCATCACCGATGCGAGCCTGATGGAAGAGATCGCCCCCGCGCTCGGCGAGGCCTTCGGCGAGATCCGCCCGGCGGCGACGATGATCGTGGCGGGGCTCGTCAACCCGGCGATGAAGATCGAGATCGAAGTGACGGCCTTCAAGGGATGA